AGCGGTTGCGCCGGCGCCAAACCCTGAGCACCCTTTCTTCGGCATGTACCGGTACAAAACCGGGTTCGGCGGAAAGATCGTTCACAGGGGTGGAACATGGGATTACCCACTTATTAAAGAAGAGTATCTGGTATTCCGCAATGCGGAAATGTTGGGAACGGTCTAGGAGAACATGACAAAGGAGGTCAATCATGGCATTTGAAATAGTCATCGACGAGAATAAAGATCCGACATTAAAGATTACATTGGAAGATGATTCTCTCGTGCAGTTTTCTTTACAAGATGTGGCGGAAAATGGCAGAGATCGGCTGGGCGAAATCCTTGAAAATGAGTTTAACCGGATAATTCGCGAAGCAACCTTGAACGAACGCAACCGGATCCAGCAGGGAATTAAAGATCTGCTGGGAATCAAAGGCACAGGGAGGCAGGGATGACGGAAGGCGAGAAGAATTGCGCGGCTGGATCACGGTAATTAAGGAGAGATTATATCGTGATGACCAAGACAGAGTTATTAAAACGAGCACAAAAACATCTCGCGTATCAGCTGTTCGATGCCGGTAGAGACTGCGATGTAGAAGCCGCAACTAGGGCCATTGATGAAGGACTTGAAGAAGGTGCAAACATCAATGGGAAAAATGAAGACGGCAGGACTCCTCTTCATACCGCCTGTGCGCACGGGCACGTCAATGTTGTCCGGTTATTACTTGAAAGGGGCGCGGACCCAAATGCAAGAGATAACAGTGGGGAGACGCCTTTTGACCATGCCGTAAGACTTGAATGTGCTTATGACCGGGACGAAGTAACTAGAATTCTCCTTGGAGCTTTTTCCACCTCATGAATATCTCTCGGACCTCACTATGGTCCTTGTCATTGACAAGGACCAAAACCATATCTCCTCCCTTAAGAACAGTGCCGCCGCTTGGTAACTTCTCGTCACGGTTTACAGGTGCAGTGAGACTGTCGCGGGGCAGTTTCATCAGACGGGCAACGACGGGAATCGACCAGCCTTGGAGTCAGGGCCGACGCCAGCACGATGAAGAAGACGATGTTGAATATCGCTTCGGAGCCGGTCGCGCCTGGCAGAAGAGGGAAGGTTGTGGGGGCGATGAGTACGGATCCTCTCAGGCCAACCCAGAAAACAAAGACCTTTTCCCTCCAGTGAAGCCGAACAAAGGGCAGTGAAAGAAACACGCGTGCGGGACGGGCGACAAGCGCCTGTCAGGGAGGGCGCACAAATGCCCGTTCTATGGTATTATTCTCAACAACAAGGTTGACACTCCCGTCCCCTTCAAGGAACGAAAGTGTCAACGTTCTTTCCGTGGTCTGGAAAGCCGGACGCTCTCTTTCAGCGCAGGATGTTGTCAACCTCGGATTTGTCGACGTTCATAATGTACTGGATATTGCTGATCTCCGCCGCCTCCCGCGTCAATGCGGCCAGATCATTTCGTGAGAGATGTTCCAGAGAGAATTTCCTGCTCCCTGCCATGAGCTGGCGGAGTCCCTGAGCCAACCGCTCATAATACGTGTATAGCCCGAGCGCACCGGTTGGCAGCTTGTCGAAGGCGTCGCTGCCCAATTCTTTGCGCAGAGAACTGGCGGTCACAAAGATCTCGTCCTTGGTGTTGCCGAATCGCTCAATATAGACAGGTACCTGCTGCGCCGCGATAGACAACCCTATCGTCTTCCCCACCATGGCCGCTGCTATCGGTGCGCGGGCCATTCCCACCATCTTTACGAACGGTGCGCCCATAGAGAGGCCCTTGAATATCTGGTCCTCGAAGGAAAAGCCGCCATTTACCGAGATGGCGGGCAGGTACCTGTTGTTGTCTGAAAGGCGCTTCGCGTACTGATACACCAGAGAGTGGAGTTCGACTGGCGGCACGCCCCATTCGTTCATCATCCGCCACGGACTCATTCCGGTACCGCCGCCAGCGGCGTCCACCGTCAGGAGGTCCAGCTTGTATTTGGAGGAGAATGAGATCGCCCGTGCCAGATCGGCAGGACGGTATGCCCCGGTCTTGAGGAAGATATATTTCGCGCCGGCCTTACGGAGACCGTCTATGGTCGCAGCGAATGATTCCTCCGTTACCATTCCCACCCGCGAATGCCTCTCGAATTCCTTGAACGCCCCCTTCTGGAAGGCTTCTATCACGTTCTGATCGGTCGGATCCGGCAGTACGATATAGCCACGCTCATGGAGCATCTGCGCCTGTTTCAGATCCTTTATCTTGACCTCTCCTCCGATATCCTTTGCGCCCTGGCCCCACTTGAGCTCGACACATTCAACACCGAGCTTCTCGATGGCATATTCCTGCACCTTCAAACGGCCGTCTTCGACGTTTGCCTGTACGATTATGGCGCCGTAACCGTCATGCTGATGGTCCTTGTACAGTTTCACCCGGCGTTTCAGGTCCACCGTGTCGACGATCCTTCCGCCCTTGAAGACGGCCCCTGGATCCATTCCCACAACATTCTCGCCGATGGTGAGACCGGTCCCCGACAGAGCCGAGCCTATTGCAAGCCCTTCCCAGTTGTTCTTGGCGATATTGGTGGAGCCTATGCCCGAAATAATCCAGGGATAGCGGAACTTCAACCCTCCGTCATTCCCTATATGTACCTCAAGGTTAACGGCCGGGAAAATGGCCTTGTCGCTGTCCATCTCGATGCCATGAGCGCCTGTCGCCGTGCCCATGATATTAAAGTGCGAGTAATCGACGGGATACCTCTTTTCCGCCGCGGTGGTGATGACGCCAAAGGGTTGCGGATATATCACCTCATGTCCGCGGTATGCCGATTTCCCTATCTCGCACATACCGATGCAACCGTCGACACATGTCACACACATGCCCGAAGCGGTAGTTATCGAATCCTCGGTCCTGTTCTTGGTGAGGGTTGCGCTTGAGCTGTTCACTCTTGAAAAAGACATATATTTCTCCTTTCGTCTAATCTTTTCTTATTTCACACGCCACGCAGGGCGACATGTAGCACATCATGTCATGGAATTGTCCCTTCTCGATACAGGGCGGGCTCAGATTGGCGCAGCCTCCGCAAACCGCCTTGTCCGGTTCGGTATATGTACATCTCAGCTGGCAGGCCGGACAGATCTGCATGCAGCCTCCACATAGCCTGCACACATCGGACCGTACATCGAAGGGGGTGCCTATGCTCCTGCTGCTGCCGCGGCCGCGGAACCCTATCGCCTTGGCCATCATCTGTTCTTCACACATGCGTACGCATAGCCCGCAGAGGATACAATCCTCATGCTCCTGCCGAAAACGCTGTTGCCGGACATTGTGCTGAGACGCAATGTCCTGGATGACCTTGGACTGCGGGCACGACGCCAGGAGAAGCTCTATGACCATCCTCCGCGCCCGTACGACACGCTCCGAGGCGGTCCGGACCTTCAATCCTTCCTCTGCCGGGTAGGTACAGGATGAGACAAGTCTTGCTCCCGGTCCATCCCCTATCTCGACAACGCAAAGCCTGCATGCGCCGTAAGGGCTGAGCCCCTCGTGGTGACAGAGAGTGGGAATGGGAAAACCGAGAAAGCGTGCAGCTTCAAGAATCGTTGTTCCTTTTTCCACGGATACATTGAGTCCGTTAATTGTCAGTGTGATCATGTAGAAACCTCCAGTTTATCCGACCGTTCACCGATCCGCGGATGCTTCCCTCGTGAACGCGAGATCGCATCGCAGGCAGCGCCTTGCTTCGCGCTGCGCCTGGTCTTCGGGTAAGGTCATTTCCACTTCGATGAAGTTCTTCACTCTCTTCTCGGGCGCAACCGAGGGCGGGACCGCCCGGCCTGTAAAACCGGCTTCGGAATCATCGACCATGGCCGGTGGAATGAACATGGACGGCAGCGTCGTCTGTGAAGGTGCCTCAACTTGCCTGCCCCGAAGATATCGATCAATGACCCCGGCGGCCTTTTTCCCGGCGGCAATGGCATCGATGACAGTGTTGGGACCGGTTACCAGGTCGCCGCCCGCAAAAACCTTTTCAAGATTTGTTTCGAGTGTTCTGGAATTGACCTTTATCCTTCCATTGCCGTCCACTTCCAGGCCCATGGAGGCAAAAGCTCCACCGTCCGGCCTTTCCCCGATAGCGACGATGAGTGTGTCCAGCGCCAGCGAGAAACCGCTTCCAGGCATCTCCACGGGCTTTCGTCTCCCGGTGGCATCGACCTCTCCCAGCCTGTTCCTTATGCATTCGATGCCGACCAGGCGACCTTCTTCCGTGTAGATCTTTACGGGAGAGACAAGGGTGTGCAGTTCGACACCTTCCTTTATGGCCGTCTCGATCTCTTCCTGGCGCACCTTTATCTTCACAGGAGAGATCAACGTCTCGATTCGCACGCCCTCTTCAAGCGCTGCCTCGATCTCTTCTTCATAAGCAGGCATCTCGTCTCGCGTACGACGATAGAGGAGGGACACACCGGTGACATTCTTCTGGCGAAGTGCCACGCGTGCTGCATCCACGGCCGAGTTTCCCCCGCCGATCACCCCGACGCGGCCTCTGGCAAGCTCAATGTCCTCCATTTTGGACTTCTTGAGAAAGTCTATTGACGGATAGACCCCGTCGACATCCTCGTTATCGAGGTCGAGGCGCCAGCTTTCATGAGCCCCCGTGGCGATGAACACGGCCTTGAACCCCGTGCGCAGGACATCGTCTATCGTCATATCCCTTCCAAGCGCACGGTTGTACTCTATGTGGATATTCTCATTGAGAAGGCCTTTTATTTCCTCCCTGACAATGTGCGGCGGCAGTCTGTAGGCGGGCAGGGTGCACGTCAGCATACCTCCAAGGCGGTCTCCCGCCTCGAAGATCGTGATCCTGTAGCCGAGAAGTGAAAGATAATGTGCGGCGGCCAATCCCGCAGGGCCTCCTCCGATGATAGCCACACGCTCCTCTTTGGTTTCGCCGGGTTTTGGACGGTAGACCGATGTGTCAACCCGGTCGGTGACAAAGCGCTTCAGCGCTCTGATGGCTATAGCTTCCCCGCCGCCCACACCAAGATTGCACCGGCTTTCGCATTTTCTGTCACACACGCGGGCACTCACCCCGGGAAGAGGGTTTGCGCTGCGTATGACGCGGTACGCCTCCTCGTAGTCCCCGTTCTCCACGAGGGCTACATACCGCCACGGCTCTGTATCCACGGGGCACGCCGCCTGGCACGGTGCCCCCACCAGCTGCTTGCAGACAAAGGCGTCGCATCGCTTGTCACGGATATGCCGTTCGTATTCCTCGCGGAAGTACCTGAGTGTGCTCAAAACGGGGTTGGGAGCCGACTGACCGAGTCCGCACATTGTCGTATCCTTGACCGCGAGGGCCAGTTCTTCTAGGAGGGCCAGATGGTCGGGTGTTCCCTTTCCCACGGTTATGTCCTCAAGGAGCTCATACATCCTTTGCGTGCCCTTCCTGCATGTGAAACACTTGCCGCAGGATTCATCCTTCAGGAAACCCATGAAGTACTTCGCTACGTCCACCATGCAGGTATTGCTGTCCATCACGATCATGCCGCCCGATCCCATTATGGAACCGACGCTTTTCAGAGTCTCGTAGTCGATCGTCAGATCGAACTTCGACGCCGGGATGCACCCTCCGGATGGGCCGCCGGTCTG
This sequence is a window from Syntrophorhabdaceae bacterium. Protein-coding genes within it:
- a CDS encoding 2Fe-2S iron-sulfur cluster-binding protein translates to MITLTINGLNVSVEKGTTILEAARFLGFPIPTLCHHEGLSPYGACRLCVVEIGDGPGARLVSSCTYPAEEGLKVRTASERVVRARRMVIELLLASCPQSKVIQDIASQHNVRQQRFRQEHEDCILCGLCVRMCEEQMMAKAIGFRGRGSSRSIGTPFDVRSDVCRLCGGCMQICPACQLRCTYTEPDKAVCGGCANLSPPCIEKGQFHDMMCYMSPCVACEIRKD
- a CDS encoding FAD-dependent oxidoreductase, which encodes MNEHKNKLTSIDTYMTLKARLAAHNDMDTPTIVIPAGTCCQASGANPLIRAAKRELLQKKLADKVRLRITGCHGFCAMEPSILVEPARTFYPKVNPDDMARIIEAVSKGEIIRELLFVDPETGEPVEKQDDIPFFRKQVRTVIGRNEKVDPIRILDYIKNDGYQSLVNVISRGDPRFVIDEVKASGLRGRGGAGFPTGQKWELFASQGNKTAKYLICNADEGDPGAYMDRSVLEGNPHSIIEGMLVGAYGTGATEGIIYVRTEYPLAIKHLNMALRQARHLGLLGEDILGTGFSFDIEIVKGAGAFVCGEETALIRSIEGHMGEPRQRPPFPIVKGLYGKPTMINNVETWANIPVTIAMGGRSFAALGTSGSSGTKIFSLVGKIKNTGLVEVPMGMTLKEVVRDIGGGPAHKAEIKAIQTGGPSGGCIPASKFDLTIDYETLKSVGSIMGSGGMIVMDSNTCMVDVAKYFMGFLKDESCGKCFTCRKGTQRMYELLEDITVGKGTPDHLALLEELALAVKDTTMCGLGQSAPNPVLSTLRYFREEYERHIRDKRCDAFVCKQLVGAPCQAACPVDTEPWRYVALVENGDYEEAYRVIRSANPLPGVSARVCDRKCESRCNLGVGGGEAIAIRALKRFVTDRVDTSVYRPKPGETKEERVAIIGGGPAGLAAAHYLSLLGYRITIFEAGDRLGGMLTCTLPAYRLPPHIVREEIKGLLNENIHIEYNRALGRDMTIDDVLRTGFKAVFIATGAHESWRLDLDNEDVDGVYPSIDFLKKSKMEDIELARGRVGVIGGGNSAVDAARVALRQKNVTGVSLLYRRTRDEMPAYEEEIEAALEEGVRIETLISPVKIKVRQEEIETAIKEGVELHTLVSPVKIYTEEGRLVGIECIRNRLGEVDATGRRKPVEMPGSGFSLALDTLIVAIGERPDGGAFASMGLEVDGNGRIKVNSRTLETNLEKVFAGGDLVTGPNTVIDAIAAGKKAAGVIDRYLRGRQVEAPSQTTLPSMFIPPAMVDDSEAGFTGRAVPPSVAPEKRVKNFIEVEMTLPEDQAQREARRCLRCDLAFTREASADR
- a CDS encoding FMN-binding glutamate synthase family protein; translated protein: MSFSRVNSSSATLTKNRTEDSITTASGMCVTCVDGCIGMCEIGKSAYRGHEVIYPQPFGVITTAAEKRYPVDYSHFNIMGTATGAHGIEMDSDKAIFPAVNLEVHIGNDGGLKFRYPWIISGIGSTNIAKNNWEGLAIGSALSGTGLTIGENVVGMDPGAVFKGGRIVDTVDLKRRVKLYKDHQHDGYGAIIVQANVEDGRLKVQEYAIEKLGVECVELKWGQGAKDIGGEVKIKDLKQAQMLHERGYIVLPDPTDQNVIEAFQKGAFKEFERHSRVGMVTEESFAATIDGLRKAGAKYIFLKTGAYRPADLARAISFSSKYKLDLLTVDAAGGGTGMSPWRMMNEWGVPPVELHSLVYQYAKRLSDNNRYLPAISVNGGFSFEDQIFKGLSMGAPFVKMVGMARAPIAAAMVGKTIGLSIAAQQVPVYIERFGNTKDEIFVTASSLRKELGSDAFDKLPTGALGLYTYYERLAQGLRQLMAGSRKFSLEHLSRNDLAALTREAAEISNIQYIMNVDKSEVDNILR
- a CDS encoding ankyrin repeat domain-containing protein translates to MTKTELLKRAQKHLAYQLFDAGRDCDVEAATRAIDEGLEEGANINGKNEDGRTPLHTACAHGHVNVVRLLLERGADPNARDNSGETPFDHAVRLECAYDRDEVTRILLGAFSTS